One genomic segment of Pristiophorus japonicus isolate sPriJap1 unplaced genomic scaffold, sPriJap1.hap1 HAP1_SCAFFOLD_29, whole genome shotgun sequence includes these proteins:
- the LOC139248120 gene encoding histone H1-like, with product MTDTAAAETAPPAAVAQTKAPSKKKKATPRSGPAGPKLGDQILKVVADGKDRKGTSLAAIKKALAAKGVDVEKRGFQIRSSIKKNVMNGSLKQIKGTGASGSFKIANTDLQGKVGKKVKKPATKKSPAKKAAAKKSPAKKAAAKKSPVKKATAKKSPAKKATAKKTSTKKALTAKKTAKGPAGKKAAAKKPKSPKKVKAAKKVENPRVKATSKSVKAKKTTPKKK from the coding sequence ATGACTGATactgcagccgccgaaacggctcctcctgccgccgtcgctcaaaccaaggctcccagcaagaagaagaAGGCGACTCCCCGTTCCGGGCCAGCCGGTCCCAAGTTGGGCGAccagatcctcaaggttgtggctGATGGCAAGGATCGCAAGGGAACgtccctggccgcgataaagaaggctctggcggccaaaggcgtcGATGTGGAGAAGCGCGGCTTCCAGATCAGGTCCAGTATCAAGAAGAATGTGATGAATGGttccctgaagcagatcaagggcacgggcgcctcgggctcatTCAAAATCGCTAATACAGATCTCCAGGGGAAAGTGGGAAAGAAGGTGAAGAAGCCAGCAaccaagaaatctccagcaaagaaagcagcagccaagaaatctccagcaaagaaagcagcagccaagaaatctccagtaaagaaagcaacagccaagaaatctccagcaaagaaagcaacagccaagaaaacgagcaccaagaaggcgTTAACGGCAAAAAAGACAGCGAAAGGGCCGGCTGGGAAGAAGGCGGCGGCGAAgaagcccaagagccccaagaaAGTGAAGGCGGCCAAGAAGGTGGAGAACCCGAGGGTCAAGGCCACGTCCAAATCAGTAAAGGCCAAGAAAACAACacccaaaaaaaaatga
- the LOC139248225 gene encoding histone H4 — protein MSGRGKGGKGLGKGGAKRHRKVLRDNIQGITKPAIRRLARRGGVKRISGLIYEETRGVLKVFLENVIRDAVTYTEHAKRKTVTAMDVVYALKRQGRTLYGFGG, from the coding sequence atgtctggacgaggaaaaggaggcaaaggactgggcaaaggcggagccaagcggcaccgtaaagtgctccgtgataacatccaaggcatcaccaaacccgccatccgccgcctggctcgccgtggcggtgtcaagcggatctcgggcctgatctacgaggagacccgtggggtgctgaaggttttcctggagaatgtcatcagggacgccgtcacctacaccgagcacgccaagcgcaagacggtcactgccatggatgtggtgtacgctctcaaacgccagggccgcactctctatggattcggcggctga